The proteins below come from a single Arthrobacter sp. B1I2 genomic window:
- a CDS encoding MarR family winged helix-turn-helix transcriptional regulator, translated as MASTGNEGSGYWYGPDGQLDYSAAVLKSLRDYRTAETEMRRSTRDSMGMGETDILALRYLLRVQASGKRVVPKDLSRFLNITSASTTSLIDRLVASGHVRREAHPSDRRSVVVVPTAESDKEVRETLGAMHSRMMRVAEGLSADEARVVVDFLQRMTRALQSPEAEETIIH; from the coding sequence ATGGCTTCTACGGGCAACGAGGGATCCGGCTACTGGTACGGGCCTGACGGGCAACTCGACTACAGCGCGGCGGTGTTGAAGTCGCTCCGGGATTACCGCACGGCCGAGACGGAAATGCGCCGCAGCACCAGGGACTCAATGGGCATGGGCGAAACCGATATCCTCGCCCTTCGGTACCTGCTCCGGGTCCAGGCGTCTGGCAAGCGGGTAGTCCCTAAAGACCTCAGCCGATTCCTCAATATTACTAGTGCCTCAACCACCTCACTGATCGACCGGTTGGTGGCCAGTGGTCACGTCCGCCGCGAAGCGCACCCTTCCGATCGCCGTTCCGTCGTGGTGGTACCCACTGCCGAATCCGACAAGGAAGTCCGCGAGACCCTTGGCGCAATGCATAGCCGGATGATGAGGGTCGCGGAAGGCCTCTCCGCTGACGAGGCGCGGGTTGTGGTCGATTTCCTCCAGCGGATGACCCGGGCGCTGCAGTCCCCGGAGGCGGAAGAAACGATAATTCACTAG
- a CDS encoding serine/threonine-protein kinase, translating to MSIAVTAAPALPLELRGPDTGGLIAGRYQLRERLGRGAAAEVFRAVDLGGGPDAAVKIAAANGRKQHQRIRTEAGMLAALNHPSIVRLLAQGVMPEAGPYSGRPFLVEELALGSSLAEAIRVQSPQPGDVALWARGLFEALAHIHSRGLVHRDIKPANLMLSGLRRSPVRIIDFGIAAATGSAPEPGISSGTVHYMSPEQASGGAAHPSWDLYAMGLVLLELLTGSKAFPGTAIESLVARTLRSPEVPDHLGGWAVLLRSLTAMDPRERPTAAGAAALAARLVPAPVVSKASPCRTMQVFPHRRHRQQA from the coding sequence ATGAGCATCGCCGTGACAGCAGCGCCCGCACTGCCGCTTGAGCTGCGAGGACCAGATACGGGCGGTCTGATTGCCGGCCGCTATCAGCTCCGGGAACGCCTGGGCCGGGGAGCAGCTGCCGAAGTGTTTCGTGCGGTTGACCTGGGCGGAGGTCCTGACGCCGCAGTTAAGATCGCGGCGGCCAACGGCCGGAAGCAGCACCAGCGGATCCGCACCGAAGCGGGCATGCTGGCGGCGCTCAACCACCCCTCCATCGTGCGGCTTCTTGCCCAGGGCGTCATGCCTGAGGCCGGTCCTTATTCCGGGCGTCCCTTCCTTGTGGAGGAGCTGGCTTTGGGTTCAAGCCTGGCGGAAGCCATCCGGGTACAGAGCCCCCAGCCCGGGGATGTCGCACTCTGGGCGCGCGGCCTTTTCGAGGCGCTCGCCCACATTCATTCCAGGGGCCTGGTGCACCGGGATATCAAGCCGGCCAACCTGATGCTGAGTGGCCTCCGGAGAAGCCCGGTCCGGATCATCGATTTTGGCATCGCCGCCGCAACGGGGTCGGCACCGGAGCCCGGAATTTCTTCCGGTACCGTGCATTACATGAGCCCGGAGCAGGCATCCGGCGGAGCGGCCCACCCCTCCTGGGATCTCTACGCCATGGGGTTGGTCCTGCTGGAGCTTCTTACCGGGTCCAAGGCATTTCCGGGCACTGCGATCGAATCCCTCGTGGCCCGGACCCTGCGGTCCCCGGAGGTCCCGGACCACCTCGGCGGCTGGGCCGTTCTGTTGCGTTCCCTGACGGCCATGGATCCGAGGGAACGGCCGACGGCGGCAGGCGCGGCAGCGCTGGCGGCGCGCCTTGTCCCCGCCCCGGTGGTCAGCAAGGCCAGTCCATGCAGGACGATGCAGGTTTTTCCGCACCGACGGCACCGGCAGCAGGCCTAG
- a CDS encoding histidine phosphatase family protein, with protein MKLLLIRHGETPGNVLGQLDTDHPGPGLTELGERQAEAMARALAHERIGALYASTLIRTQITAAPLARLHTLDVEVLDGLHEIEAGSLEKLTDHEAHKRYMETVISWAAGDLERRMPAGPNGHAFFERFDAAITHVVERAEQRQHGTVAVVSHGAAIRTWAGRRADGADHEFAARHTLANTGIVAVEGNLHTGWNLIHWDGSPVGGLALADPTAEDPTGRDVSAF; from the coding sequence ATGAAGTTGCTCCTGATCCGCCACGGCGAAACCCCCGGCAATGTGCTGGGCCAGCTGGATACCGACCACCCCGGCCCCGGACTCACCGAACTCGGCGAGCGCCAGGCAGAGGCCATGGCGCGGGCGCTGGCCCACGAGCGCATCGGCGCTCTCTATGCCTCCACCCTGATCAGGACCCAGATCACCGCCGCCCCGCTGGCGCGCCTGCACACCCTTGACGTTGAGGTGCTGGACGGGTTGCACGAAATCGAGGCGGGATCGCTGGAGAAGCTCACAGACCACGAAGCCCACAAGCGCTACATGGAAACGGTCATCTCGTGGGCTGCCGGCGACCTGGAACGCCGCATGCCGGCAGGACCGAACGGCCACGCCTTCTTTGAACGGTTCGACGCTGCCATCACGCACGTGGTGGAGCGGGCCGAACAGCGACAGCACGGCACCGTGGCGGTAGTCAGCCATGGTGCCGCCATCCGCACCTGGGCGGGGCGCCGGGCCGATGGCGCGGACCACGAATTCGCCGCCCGCCATACTTTGGCCAATACCGGGATCGTGGCAGTGGAGGGCAACCTCCATACGGGCTGGAACCTGATCCACTGGGACGGAAGCCCGGTGGGCGGGCTTGCCCTGGCGGATCCCACCGCAGAGGATCCGACTGGACGGGACGTTTCGGCTTTCTAG
- the purB gene encoding adenylosuccinate lyase translates to MPETAATADTRTPSGRLALAASPEKIALGPLDGRYQSAVAPLVDYLSEAALNRDRVAVEVEWLIHLTSNNVLPGAGPLSPAQQDQLRAIVTEFDAGSVAELAEIEAVTVHDVKAVEYYIGRRLPGIGIENLTAMVHFGCTSEDINNLSYALGIKGAVEDVWLPAARALVGQISKMAEENRAVPMLSRTHGQPATPTTLGKELAVIAHRLTRQLDRVAKTEFLGKINGATGTYAAHVASVPGADWQQVSKSFVEGLGLTWNPLTTQIESHDWQAELYADVARFNRILHNVCTDIWSYISIGYFAQIPVAGATGSSTMPHKVNPIRFENAEANLEISSGLLDVLGSTLVTSRWQRDLTDSSSQRNIGVAFGHSLLAISNVAKGLERLDVAEDVLAADLDTNWEVLGEAIQMVMRAEAIAGVEGMENPYERLKDLTRGQRVDSARMQEFVQGLGLSPEAEARLLALTPGKYTGIADQLVDHLK, encoded by the coding sequence ATGCCTGAAACTGCCGCCACAGCCGATACCCGTACGCCATCTGGACGCCTGGCCCTCGCCGCGTCACCGGAAAAAATCGCGCTCGGACCCCTGGACGGCCGCTACCAGTCCGCCGTCGCACCCCTCGTTGACTACTTGTCCGAGGCCGCCCTGAACCGCGACCGCGTGGCTGTCGAAGTTGAATGGCTCATCCACCTGACCAGCAACAACGTCCTTCCCGGCGCCGGGCCCCTGAGCCCGGCGCAGCAGGACCAGCTTCGCGCCATCGTCACCGAATTCGACGCCGGTTCCGTGGCTGAACTCGCCGAAATCGAAGCCGTCACCGTCCACGATGTGAAGGCCGTGGAGTACTACATCGGCCGCCGCCTGCCCGGGATCGGCATCGAAAACCTGACCGCCATGGTCCACTTCGGCTGCACCTCCGAGGACATCAACAACCTTTCCTACGCACTCGGCATCAAGGGAGCTGTGGAGGACGTGTGGCTGCCGGCGGCCCGCGCCTTGGTAGGTCAGATCAGCAAAATGGCGGAAGAGAACCGCGCCGTCCCCATGTTGTCCCGCACCCACGGCCAGCCCGCCACCCCCACCACCCTGGGCAAGGAGCTGGCAGTCATTGCCCACCGCCTGACCCGCCAGCTGGACCGGGTCGCAAAGACAGAGTTCCTGGGCAAGATCAACGGTGCCACCGGCACCTACGCGGCCCACGTGGCCTCGGTCCCGGGCGCCGACTGGCAGCAGGTGTCCAAGTCATTCGTGGAGGGACTGGGCCTGACCTGGAACCCCCTGACCACGCAGATCGAAAGCCACGACTGGCAGGCTGAACTCTACGCCGACGTGGCCCGCTTCAACCGCATCCTGCACAACGTCTGCACGGACATCTGGAGCTACATTTCCATCGGCTACTTCGCACAGATCCCCGTGGCGGGCGCAACGGGCTCCTCCACCATGCCGCACAAGGTCAACCCCATCCGCTTCGAGAATGCCGAGGCCAACCTGGAGATCTCCTCCGGCCTGCTGGATGTCCTTGGTTCCACCCTGGTCACCTCACGCTGGCAGCGCGACCTGACCGACTCCTCCAGCCAGCGCAACATCGGCGTGGCATTCGGCCACTCCCTCCTGGCCATCTCCAACGTGGCCAAGGGCCTGGAGCGCCTGGACGTCGCTGAGGACGTTCTGGCAGCGGACCTGGACACCAACTGGGAGGTCCTGGGCGAGGCAATCCAAATGGTCATGCGCGCTGAGGCGATCGCCGGCGTCGAAGGCATGGAGAACCCCTACGAGCGCCTCAAGGACCTCACCCGCGGCCAGCGCGTGGACTCGGCGCGCATGCAGGAGTTCGTGCAGGGCCTGGGCCTTTCCCCGGAGGCCGAGGCCCGGCTGCTGGCCCTCACGCCCGGCAAGTACACCGGCATCGCGGACCAGCTGGTGGACCACCTGAAGTAA
- a CDS encoding phage holin family protein → MGSLILRVIVNAAALWVASWILPGMDISSTAASDAVARTGVSQDTETIGIVLAYLFIGLIFGVVNAFVRPLVRLLALPITILTLGLFAIVINAAMLYLTAWISTYTPVQLTIDSFFWTAVLAAIIISLVSLVAGLLPGGRR, encoded by the coding sequence ATGGGTTCACTTATCCTCCGGGTCATCGTCAACGCCGCGGCTCTTTGGGTGGCCAGCTGGATCCTGCCGGGAATGGACATCTCGAGCACCGCGGCATCCGATGCCGTGGCCAGGACCGGCGTTTCGCAGGACACGGAAACCATCGGGATTGTCCTGGCCTACCTCTTTATTGGCCTCATCTTCGGCGTGGTGAACGCCTTCGTGCGGCCACTGGTGAGACTGCTGGCGCTTCCCATCACCATCCTGACGCTTGGCCTGTTCGCGATCGTCATCAATGCCGCCATGCTGTACCTGACGGCATGGATCAGCACCTACACGCCGGTGCAACTCACCATCGATTCGTTCTTCTGGACTGCGGTCCTGGCCGCGATCATCATCTCCCTGGTCTCACTGGTGGCGGGTTTGCTGCCGGGCGGCCGGCGCTGA
- a CDS encoding histidinol-phosphate transaminase, with translation MTSSETRAGGIAPRPVLDRLPRYAAGKPPATVSGLASYKLSSNENPLPPIPAVLDAIASQTDFNRYPDPLSSKLRAALAEFLGVPAEDIVTGAGSLGALNQILAAFAGQNEDGKADEVIYAWRSFEAYPISVGLAGAESVRIPVTADGRHDLEAMAAAVTARTKVVLLCTPNNPTGPALTAAETEAFIRSVPGDVVVVIDEAYQEFVRAEDAVDGLGLYRKYPNVVVLRTFSKAHGLAGLRVGYSVSGPELTQYLRVAATPFAVSQIAEKAAIVSLENYAQVVERVQKLVDERARVTAGLRELGWAVPNAQGNFVWLALGAESAAFAELAGTRALSVRAFPGEGVRVSIGEPEANTRFLQLCADYTKAPSTS, from the coding sequence ATGACTTCATCTGAGACCAGGGCCGGCGGCATCGCACCCCGCCCGGTGCTGGACCGGCTGCCCCGCTATGCTGCAGGAAAGCCGCCGGCCACCGTCAGTGGACTGGCCAGCTACAAGCTGTCCTCCAACGAAAATCCCCTTCCGCCGATTCCTGCCGTGCTCGACGCCATCGCCAGCCAGACGGACTTCAACCGCTACCCGGATCCGCTGAGCAGCAAGCTCCGCGCCGCGCTCGCAGAATTCCTTGGCGTACCGGCCGAGGACATTGTCACCGGAGCGGGAAGCCTGGGTGCCTTGAACCAGATCCTTGCGGCCTTTGCGGGCCAGAACGAGGACGGCAAGGCGGACGAAGTCATCTATGCATGGCGCTCCTTTGAGGCGTACCCCATCAGCGTGGGCCTGGCAGGGGCCGAGAGTGTGCGCATCCCCGTGACCGCGGACGGTCGGCATGACCTGGAAGCGATGGCGGCCGCCGTGACTGCACGCACCAAGGTCGTCCTTCTCTGCACGCCCAACAACCCCACCGGCCCTGCCTTAACTGCAGCTGAAACCGAAGCCTTTATCCGGTCCGTTCCCGGGGACGTCGTGGTGGTCATTGACGAGGCGTACCAGGAGTTCGTCCGGGCGGAGGACGCCGTGGACGGGCTTGGGCTCTACCGCAAATACCCCAACGTGGTTGTGCTCCGGACCTTTTCCAAAGCACACGGCCTGGCCGGCCTCCGCGTTGGTTACAGCGTCTCGGGCCCCGAACTGACCCAGTACCTTCGGGTTGCCGCCACACCATTCGCCGTCTCCCAGATAGCCGAAAAAGCAGCAATTGTTTCCCTTGAGAATTACGCCCAAGTTGTCGAAAGGGTACAAAAACTCGTGGACGAGCGGGCGCGGGTAACGGCCGGTCTGCGCGAGCTCGGATGGGCCGTCCCCAACGCCCAAGGCAACTTCGTTTGGCTCGCACTTGGTGCTGAGAGTGCCGCCTTCGCTGAGCTGGCCGGGACGCGCGCCCTCTCGGTGCGGGCATTCCCCGGCGAGGGCGTCAGGGTCAGCATCGGGGAACCCGAGGCCAACACCCGCTTCCTCCAGCTGTGTGCCGACTATACAAAGGCGCCGTCAACTTCCTAG
- the pdhA gene encoding pyruvate dehydrogenase (acetyl-transferring) E1 component subunit alpha, giving the protein MGTHLPSTEFDGTAVDDQREAEAEAVLGAPAEPMVQLLGPDGVMGRDPVFSEYADRIDAGKLRGFYADMAAIRRFDVEATALQRQGQLALWVPLTGQEAAQIGSGRASQPQDYIFPTYREHGVALTRNVDLAELLRQFRGVSNGGWNPKDTNFHLYTLVLAAQTPHAVGYAMGLQRDQKLAAANAAPDQPQEPKAAVMVYFGDGASSEGDVHESMVFASSYNAPVVFFCQNNHWAISVPSTVQTRVPLADRAKGYGFPGIRVDGNDVVAVHAVTEWALERARQGRGPVLIEAFTYRVGAHTTADDPTKYRGSDEEDQWRAKDPLERLEKYLRSQDLADDAFFAKVKADGDELAAYVRRTAHDLESPDIRTAFANTYAEAHPLVAEELAWFEEYSAGFADQPPAGGAGSHQAATDGAAN; this is encoded by the coding sequence ATGGGCACTCATCTGCCTTCCACCGAGTTCGATGGAACAGCGGTAGACGACCAGCGTGAGGCGGAAGCCGAGGCGGTCCTCGGCGCGCCCGCAGAGCCGATGGTCCAACTGCTGGGTCCCGACGGAGTGATGGGGCGGGATCCCGTGTTCTCCGAATATGCCGATCGGATCGACGCCGGGAAGCTGCGCGGGTTCTACGCGGACATGGCAGCCATCCGGCGCTTCGACGTCGAGGCCACCGCACTCCAGCGCCAGGGCCAACTGGCGCTGTGGGTACCGCTGACGGGGCAGGAAGCGGCCCAGATCGGCTCGGGGCGTGCCAGCCAGCCGCAGGACTACATCTTTCCCACCTACCGCGAGCACGGCGTCGCCCTGACGCGGAACGTTGACCTGGCGGAACTGCTTCGCCAGTTCCGTGGAGTTTCCAACGGAGGATGGAACCCCAAGGACACCAACTTCCACCTCTACACCCTTGTTCTTGCCGCGCAGACTCCGCATGCCGTGGGCTACGCCATGGGCCTGCAGCGGGACCAGAAGCTGGCTGCGGCCAACGCAGCCCCGGACCAGCCGCAGGAACCCAAGGCCGCCGTCATGGTCTACTTTGGCGACGGCGCCAGTTCTGAAGGCGACGTCCACGAATCCATGGTCTTCGCCTCGTCCTACAACGCGCCGGTGGTGTTCTTCTGCCAAAACAACCACTGGGCCATTTCGGTGCCCAGCACCGTGCAGACCCGGGTGCCGCTGGCCGACCGTGCCAAGGGCTACGGTTTCCCGGGAATCCGGGTGGACGGAAACGACGTCGTCGCGGTCCACGCCGTCACCGAATGGGCCCTCGAACGTGCCCGGCAGGGCCGGGGACCCGTGCTGATCGAGGCCTTCACCTACCGGGTGGGGGCGCACACTACCGCGGACGACCCCACGAAATACCGGGGCTCGGATGAGGAGGATCAATGGCGCGCCAAAGACCCCCTCGAACGCCTCGAAAAGTACCTCCGCTCCCAGGACCTGGCCGATGACGCCTTCTTCGCGAAGGTCAAGGCCGACGGCGACGAGCTCGCCGCGTACGTCCGCCGCACCGCCCATGACCTTGAAAGCCCGGATATCCGGACGGCGTTCGCCAACACCTATGCCGAAGCCCATCCGCTGGTGGCAGAGGAACTGGCCTGGTTCGAGGAGTACAGCGCAGGATTTGCCGACCAGCCACCCGCCGGCGGGGCAGGTAGCCACCAGGCAGCGACAGACGGGGCAGCCAACTGA
- a CDS encoding alpha-ketoacid dehydrogenase subunit beta — MTTMTIAKAINEGLRATLGNNPRTLLMGEDIGPLGGVYRVTDGLIAEFGPDRVVDTPLAESGIVGTAIGLALSGYLPVCEIQFDGFVFPGFNQITTQLAKMHSRSNGNLTVPVVIRIPYGGGIGSIEHHSESPEALFAHTAGLRIITPSNAHDAYWMIQQAVDCQDPVIVFEPKRRYWLKGDVDTESPGASADPFKAHVLREGTDATIVAYGPLVPVALAAANAAAEDGRKVEVIDLRSISPIDFDTVTASVRKTGRLIVAHEAPTFGGIGGEIAARISERAFHSLEAPVIRVGGFHMPYPVAKVEEDYLPDIDRILEALDRALSY; from the coding sequence ATGACCACCATGACCATTGCCAAGGCCATCAACGAAGGCCTCCGTGCGACGCTCGGCAACAATCCCCGCACGCTCCTCATGGGTGAGGACATCGGCCCCCTGGGCGGCGTCTACCGGGTCACTGACGGCCTGATCGCCGAGTTCGGCCCCGACCGGGTGGTGGATACCCCGCTGGCGGAATCGGGGATCGTGGGGACGGCCATCGGGCTTGCCCTCAGCGGCTACCTTCCGGTGTGCGAGATCCAGTTCGACGGCTTCGTTTTTCCGGGCTTCAACCAGATCACCACCCAGCTGGCCAAGATGCACTCGCGAAGCAACGGCAACCTCACCGTGCCCGTCGTCATCCGCATCCCGTACGGCGGCGGCATCGGCTCGATCGAGCACCACTCCGAATCCCCGGAGGCGCTCTTCGCGCATACCGCCGGTTTGCGGATCATCACCCCGTCCAACGCGCACGACGCCTACTGGATGATCCAGCAGGCGGTGGACTGCCAGGATCCCGTGATTGTCTTCGAACCGAAGCGCCGCTACTGGCTCAAGGGCGACGTGGACACGGAGTCGCCCGGCGCTTCGGCGGACCCGTTCAAGGCCCATGTCCTGCGGGAGGGCACGGACGCCACCATCGTCGCGTACGGTCCCCTGGTTCCGGTTGCCCTCGCCGCGGCCAATGCCGCAGCGGAAGACGGCAGGAAGGTTGAGGTCATCGACCTGCGGTCAATTTCGCCGATCGACTTCGACACCGTCACCGCCTCCGTCCGGAAGACCGGACGCCTGATCGTGGCACACGAGGCCCCAACGTTCGGCGGGATCGGCGGCGAGATCGCCGCACGCATCAGCGAACGCGCCTTCCATTCGCTCGAGGCACCCGTGATCCGCGTCGGCGGATTCCACATGCCGTACCCCGTTGCCAAGGTGGAGGAAGACTATCTTCCGGACATCGACCGCATCCTGGAGGCGCTGGACCGCGCCCTCTCCTACTGA
- a CDS encoding dihydrolipoamide acetyltransferase family protein — translation MTLNKFNLPDVGEGLTEAEIVSWKVKPGDAVAINDVLCEIETAKSIVELPSPFAGTVTELLVEEGVTVDVGTAIISVSDQVSGDPTPADVRAPEVRAPEAPAQPLYGKLPEDAAQGATHDGGAGGSALPGGPLVGSGPKADAVKRRPRKAAPAAAVTFNAPAVEPVQPHTPAAVSGNEPAAVDARQTFGGTITGLVNRVLAKPPVRKIARDLGIDLADVVATGSRGEVTREDLVSYQAQRDAELDKADGFWGKAGKPQDQRVERIPVKGVRKATAKAMVESAFAAPHVSIFVDVDASRTMEFVKRLKASRDFEGIKVSPLLILAKAVIWAAARNPSVNASWVDNEGSDTAEIHVKHFMNLGIAAATPRGLMVPNIKNAQDLSLKELALALNNLATTARAGKTQPAQMQGGTLTITNIGALGIDTGTPIINPGEVAIVAFGTIKQKPWVLDGEVIPRWITTLGGSFDHRVVDGDLSARFMADVAAILEEPALLLD, via the coding sequence ATGACCCTGAACAAGTTCAACCTGCCCGACGTCGGCGAGGGCCTCACGGAGGCGGAGATCGTCTCGTGGAAGGTCAAGCCGGGTGACGCCGTCGCCATCAATGACGTCCTTTGTGAAATCGAAACCGCCAAGTCCATCGTGGAACTGCCCTCCCCGTTTGCCGGAACGGTCACCGAACTGCTCGTGGAGGAAGGGGTGACCGTCGACGTCGGCACCGCCATCATCAGCGTCAGCGACCAGGTTTCCGGTGATCCCACGCCCGCGGACGTCCGCGCGCCTGAAGTCCGGGCCCCTGAGGCACCGGCGCAGCCGCTCTACGGCAAGCTTCCGGAGGATGCGGCACAGGGCGCCACGCACGACGGCGGCGCCGGCGGCAGTGCGCTGCCCGGCGGTCCGCTGGTGGGCTCCGGTCCCAAGGCCGACGCCGTCAAGCGCCGCCCCCGGAAGGCAGCCCCGGCCGCCGCTGTAACGTTCAACGCTCCCGCAGTTGAACCTGTCCAGCCCCACACGCCCGCCGCCGTGTCCGGCAACGAACCTGCCGCCGTCGACGCCCGGCAAACCTTTGGCGGCACCATCACGGGCCTGGTCAACCGGGTGCTGGCCAAGCCCCCGGTCCGCAAGATCGCCCGCGACCTGGGCATCGACCTGGCGGACGTGGTTGCCACGGGTTCGCGCGGCGAGGTGACGCGCGAGGACCTGGTCAGCTACCAGGCCCAGCGGGACGCGGAACTGGATAAGGCAGACGGCTTCTGGGGCAAGGCCGGAAAGCCGCAGGACCAGCGCGTGGAGCGCATCCCGGTTAAGGGCGTCCGCAAGGCCACGGCCAAGGCAATGGTGGAGTCGGCATTCGCAGCGCCGCATGTCAGCATCTTCGTGGATGTCGACGCGAGCCGCACCATGGAGTTCGTCAAGCGGCTCAAGGCCTCCCGGGACTTCGAGGGAATCAAGGTCTCGCCGCTTCTCATCCTGGCCAAGGCCGTCATCTGGGCTGCCGCCCGGAACCCCAGCGTGAATGCGTCATGGGTGGACAACGAAGGCTCCGATACCGCGGAAATCCACGTCAAGCACTTCATGAACCTGGGCATCGCCGCAGCCACCCCCCGCGGCCTGATGGTCCCCAACATCAAGAACGCGCAGGACCTGTCGCTGAAGGAGCTGGCCCTGGCGCTGAACAACCTGGCCACCACCGCCAGGGCCGGGAAGACCCAGCCGGCGCAGATGCAGGGCGGCACGCTCACCATCACCAACATCGGCGCCCTGGGCATCGATACGGGTACGCCCATCATCAACCCGGGCGAGGTGGCCATCGTTGCCTTCGGAACCATCAAGCAGAAGCCCTGGGTCCTGGACGGTGAGGTGATTCCGCGCTGGATCACCACGCTGGGCGGATCCTTTGACCACCGCGTGGTGGATGGTGACCTGTCCGCCCGCTTCATGGCCGACGTCGCGGCCATCCTTGAAGAGCCCGCGCTGCTCCTGGACTA